The genomic stretch ggagatcgggataaaaaagtgtttatttacactaaagtcgcacagcctgtcatggctgcaggctgtgcgtctctccctgtcacacaagacccacacagtgacagggagagggaggcggaacggcaactatgttgcctttcggagggtgatcgctgtgattggctcacagcgatcacacggcagggagccaatcagtgacggctcctgccgatacccggaagccttagctgtcataagacagctaagtgcagccggttcggtgcgcatgatcgcggcggggagcggcggcgccggtgatagagatctacgccctgccagccaggagcccatcaaaacaaggcgtagatctctatcacctcggtcGGGAAATggttaagcagtgactagttaagcaaacgttcattctgttacctgtcctgatcttctgagttctggtttatgcgctcagcgctaccttgcgctgagccactatagtgaaaggattgtttgtggctgttcggatctacgcctgctctgtgcgccacatctcctgttggagtcagtcctctccttcactaaactggggatatcctggttccttgtgctagcgtgtgtacctccttcacgtcagggatATACAcgacgtgctgactgtggaggatataccaccaagcATAACAGTATGAGCctttatgttgggaatacacggttcatttttgagccatttagatggctcgatagataatttctgacctgTCCGATCTCCTGCCTAATCGTTtcggcgctcgattctgcattgaacacaatggaaaaagataagaaacacgAGCTGCGGAATCGAATgagagaatcgagcagcaaaatcgagccatgtatgcccagcattagagcccATATGCTATTCAGCCTATTCAGCTattcagcctatcagagaggggttactttaaaaaggaacctgaagtgagtgggaaatggaggttgacatatttaatagtacacattgcctggctgtcctgctaataccCTGCCTCTAATGTTTTTTTTAgctataacccctgaacaagcatgcagatcagatgtttgacacaAATCTGACAaatttagctgcatgcctgtttcgggtgtgtgattcagacactactccagccaactagatcagcagggcagccaggcaactggtattgtttaatagtaaataaatatggcagcctccatatccctctcacttcaggttcctgctCAGCAGCTTCTGCCAACCACTACCTGCACGTCAGACCTCCTGAGCGGCGGTCTCAGACAATGTCTGTGTCATACACTTTTTCAGTCAGAAGTTATCATGCAAAGTCAAACAGCAGTTACACATATACAGAGCCTGCTGTTACCTTCTAAGCCTAACAAAAACATAATAGAAAAGTATGGAtggaccttaaagtggatctgagataaacttttactcattgtataattgtgttccttacatgtagtttatagggcattcctgaagccaaatacttttttgttttgttttaataattccctataaactaaacacacctggcccacagcttttcacagtgccttggcactgtagcaagggcttatgtgagctcagtctgggcaggaggaggaggaagttactagccattgatttcagaggcagaggggaggagggaggaggaggagaggggactgatttatagacaggcaagctgatagcatttcCAGTCCTTAGCCTAtggcaatgtaacaaacaaaaggtggctgccctcattgtatcacaggaataaataatcataaacttttgaagctgtttgcagcttgatatgctatgtaaactatctaaactttagataagatatatagacaagttacttgttatagttagtttttcatctcggatccgctttaacatgcAGGCTAGTGGCTCCACGGCACATGAGAGTCTGCATTAAAGCGGGTTATAcccccaaaactaacatttcAGTAACTGTTACATAAAAACATTTGAGCATTCCCAGTGTGTAAAATAATTTTttctgcagagagcagtagaagcttgcttatctcatcatcagcaaaggcaagaatctccctgtgtctgtgtcttccatctgtccccctccctctgctgaatagacataTTGCTGTAGCAACATCTTCAGCAGAAAATGAGggaagcagagtgaagacacaggcacagggagaGTCTTGCCTTTGCTGATGcacagagataagcaagcttctacgGCTCTCTGCTGTGAAAATAAATGATTTCACCCACTGGGAATACTTAATAATGCTTTCAAATTGTTCAAATGCTCttttatgtaaataaaaaatggtttaaagagagcccgaggtgtggtcaaaaaaaaaaaagtagactaCCTGGGTTGAGCGaattcaggtagccgcaaaaaatgccgctcctgtgggctgcaatggcccactttcacttttgtgacctctgggtcgcgatgctgcactgagagactaaggcctcgattcataaagcatttccgcatgaggaaatgctgaaaacggctcactttaccgaccacacagccaaatctgtattcataaaggctttttccgcatgaaaagccgacatccacgagcagagtgataaatcaccgccttgcgcggtgattatcacagcaaaagtaacaaatgtcaattcataaagattagaggtagcggtatgcggacgggtattaccgctacctctgatgtggcgagaagcgtgcggaatacattgcagtgaatgggacagacctcccaagcagctgcagagagaacaccgcacggagggactccgcctgcttcccctgcttccgcatgtctcccgacagcctaacgcctgcctacagcggagtatctccgcacgcctgtcacaactagctaaatgtttatgaattaccaccctgaaggcggaaataccgacagcggtgtttccccgctcgcaggcacttttatgaatcgaggccatgtgtctcattcacagcatgcaaggaggcaggggagcggcagggggcgcagccagggagagagcccAATGGTAtatcaggaaaccctgcaggaacgcccctggcgggcgttttgaacagtGAATTCCTCTTCCCTGTGTTAACCTCCGAGTTAGCAACAAATCTTGTCACTAAACTCGGGGCTATAGCGCtgcggtggggggcagagagcggcagttgggggacacagagccatgtcattaggcagaggacatgcctctgtgtcccatctgcccctcgaagatccacctcgggttctctttaaaggttttaAACAGCCCCTGCTGAAGCAGAAAGTTAGGGACATTCTCTGAGATGGAGACCTCAGCAAGGTTAAAGCTTCTTTCAACAATATACAACAATTAATCAAAATCATTTTGGAGTTGGAAAGTCAGGAGCACAGGAAGCACTGAAAAACCTTCAGCGCTGTTtcaatacttaaccacttcctcTCCTCTGGGAAGAGTAACTATGTCCCTGCAAATTCCCATAACTTCTTGCAGGGACTAGCTACTACTTCCTCCCTGCTGTGCAcacacaaatcccccccccccccagtaccacCACCGATCGTTagccgggagatcaatgaataggaacacggtttccattcattgatcaaagtccCCATGTGAATGACCGCCGCCGTCTATAAGACGGCGCCGTCATTCACAAAACTGATACTTACACATCCACGCATAACTTCctctttgcgtagtaatactacacatacagaagttgtgtgcgaggacatcttgtggccaaatagtaaaattgcattcaaaaacatttttttttaaataaaaagacctatttttactttttaaattaaccccttacctcccacactccccaatagttgacCCCcaaaaatttttgcaaaaaaataataataaaaaagtaaaaaatgtacaataacaaaaaaaatacataaatagttaccttaaagactgaacttttttaatatgtatgtcaagagggtatattactgttacttttaaattataggcttgtaattagggatggacgtaaaacaaaaaaatgcacctttattgccaaataaaatattggcaccatacattgtactagggaaaattttaaacattgcaataactgggacaaatgggcaaataaaatctttgggttttaattacggtagcatgtataattttaaaactataatggccttaaactgagaaataatggtttttttccaattaaaacgcagttagaataaaataattcttagcaaaaagtacccccaaagaaagcctaattggtggggaaaaaaacttaGCACAACGAAacagattgtttcgttgtgataagtagtaataaagttttaggcgaatgaatggaaggagcaatgACGTGAAAAttgcttctgcgcctgcgcagtccgctctggcccatgtggcggtgattgactggaggtcgctctgatgtcatcgccggggaccgggtcggagctccggcgaacggctgaaggcagagctgaggcgagggaggtcctgggagcttggggctggaggaagcccccggtaagtagcgtttattttctataaaaatccctgataactcctttaaggggaaAACCATTGGAGGTGCAGTGGTTAAAAGGGAACCAAAAGTCaaaattacttacctggggctcccacaAGCTCCCTGCAGCCAGTCTGTGCCTGTGCTGTCACGGAACGCTCCTCCGGTCCCTTGCAGTGACTAGGTTTCAATTTTGGTGACTGATCGTGAGCGTCCTCgatcacactcccccccccccccccccgccaggagCGCCCCGCGCAtttgcagtacgagaaaatctcgtactgcacatgtgcaggatgcCCCTGGTAGCGAGAGTGTGTTTCGAGGACAAACACAGCGTGCAGATGCAGCGGCCAGCTACTGTCTCTGTCAATGAAATCGAAACTTAGTCATTGCGGGGGATCAGAGGATCGTTCcgtgacggcgcaggcacagagtgGTTGCTGGGTGctcgtagaagccccaggtaagtgaaactctttttttatcttcactttagggtccctttaagaaaagGGTTTAGCAAAACAGCTGCATTCATACTGCACCGGCTCAGCCTTCCTTGGGCCAAAAAAGCTCTTCTTTGTATTCACAAGGGCCGGTGTGCACGGACATGGCTAAGCACCTTGTTATCTCCCCCGGACACAGGCAGGATGTTGGCGGTGATGGACCAGCTCACATGCCACACAACATCATTGAATTTATGCAGTAGTTTTGGTATCCAGCTGCTCATGGCAGCATCGTCACATGTCCAGGTGTAAACGCTGCCGTCCTGTAAGACAGACCCAACAATGATGTGTTACAACAGAGGTGGATTACTGCAGCTGTACAGAACAGAAAACTCTTCTTGTTTACCTGAGAACAGCTGGCTATAGTGCTTGTAGGGAGGCCAATAGAGGAAGTCCAGGCCACGTCTCTCACCCAATCACTGTGCGCCTCCAGCTTCTGGTCTTCCTTCCATTGATTGTCATCCTCCCTGTAGGAAAGGAGAGAGTGCTGAACATTTTCCTCATTTGTAAAgaggtgtctcctctccactagagatgggccgaatggttcgccggcgaatggttccaggcgaactttagtggCTCGCGTTCGCCTGCTtggatcaggcgaacttttgcggaaattcgattcgccccataatgcactatgagggtcaattttgaccctctgcatcacagtcagcaggcacattgtagccattcaggctacactaagccctggagccccaccccctcttatataaggcaggcttgctggccctgacactcactcgtgtgcctgctgcaaatagacagactagggagagctgctgcagattttttctcctagggaaagattagttaggctcttggcttgctcctggctaattgttattgctaaaatagcacccctcaacagctcttttgagagctaatgttttcctgatgtgtttttttttttgtgtgttgctcactgacactgacattatacagccctatctgttgcagctggaccttggtaattgttattactgtgccagccaggccctgcctaactatactgggacacctacctatgcctacctaactactggggcacctacttacctatacggggacacctacctacctacctatactaggggacctacctatgcctacctacctatactaggggacctacctatgcctacctacctatactgggtctcctacctatgccaagctaactactgggacacctacctatgcctacctacctatactgggtctcctacctatgcctagctaactactgggacacctacctatgcctatctacctatactgggtctcctacctatgcctagctaactactgaggcacctacctatgcctacctacctatactgggactcctacatatgcctacctacctatactgggtctcctacctatgcctagctaactactgggacacctacctatgcctacctacctatactgggtctcctacctatgtcaagctaactactgggacacctacctatgcctacctacctatactgggtctcctacctatgcctagctaactactggaacacctacctatgcctacctacctatactgggtctcctacctatgcctagctaactactgaggcacttacctatgcctacctacctatactgggactcctacctatgcctacctacctatactgggtctcctacctatgcctagctaactactgggacacctacctatgcctacctacctatacttggtctcctacctatgcctagctaactactgaggcacctacctatgcctacctacctatactgggactcctacctatgcctacctacctatactgggtctcctacctatgtctagctaactactgaggcacctacctatgcctacatacatacaagaagataataaggttgttgcttcattgtggtcagaccaaatttgatcagctggacagtcactgttgttctatcattgagctaccacagcccggcgaccatatgggcttgaaaaccgccacggcctacactctcgccacggtgcgcaccagtccagcatggccgtcactacgcaaacagctgtttgcggtgcgttacacagtgcgtttggtgtgtcagtgtgaagcagaactctaattacactccctgattgatgtatacacatgcaagatgtttgaaagcactttaggcctgcaatttagcattcaacgtgatttctgcccttaaaacgctgctttgcgtcacatccagatttttccccgggactttggccaagtatcccactccgccatgcccccttccaggtgttagaccccttgaaacatcttttccatcacttttgtggccagcataattttttctgtttttcaaagttcgcatccccattgaagtctattgcggttcgcaaacttttccgcgaaccgaaccttccgcgaaggttcgcgaacggagttcgcgaacctaaaatcagaggttcagcccatctctactcTCCACCACTGCCCTGTCAAGAGAACTCTGACTCACCTCCAGATCTTTACCAGGTTGTCACAGCCACCAGAGACAAATCTCTTGATGTGATTTGGCCTCTGTCCAGAGGGCTGATCCACTAAACTACCAGGTTCCACTGAAGGGGCCCAACTTACAGCATTACACCCGATCTATGGATGTTCAAAAGCAGAATTATTTATCTAGCTCCATGTACAAGTACATATCGTCTTGGTAGAACCAGCACAGCAAAGACCAGAAACAACACGCAGAGAACAACATGCACTTATACGCTGAAagggcaactaaagtgagaagactatggaggctgccatgtttatttccttttaaacaataccagttgcctggaagccctgctgttctttttggctgcagaagtgtctgaataacaccagaaacaagcatgcagctaatcttgtcagcaataatgtcagaaacatctgatccgctgcatgcttgttcaaggtctatggctaaaagtattagaggcacagggtcagcaatcccccccccctccccccccccccattgctccCATCTGCTGCCATCCATAATTTTCACGTCAGTGATCTAAGGGGTCACAACGCTGGAGAGGAAGCACATGTGATCTCTTATAAGAGCGCAGCGCTGATTGACGTGGAGGGgatgggggagaggaggggagcaggCAGTGGAGAGCCTATTAAAGCCGGTTTAAAGGCGCAGGTGGAAGGTGTTCCTTAGCCTGCAGTGGGAAGCCCCTTCCCTGTAGCTTATTGCCATTCAGAATTCCGGTGGGGCTAGCGGGGCGCATAATTGGGCACGTAGAGCGGCGATCAGGGCACACAGAAGCATGTCCTGCAAATGGGAACATGCCTCGGTGTACTTTTTTTAGATTTAATAACCTGCCTCAAGTTCTcttcagcagctaatgtaattgatagaggaaactaacaaaatgttcagaattatcctgcaggatgtccgttttttattttctgtgtgcCAAAAAGGCatgaagtgtgaactagcccatagtttaacatgagttctcaccttgaggccccctgcacactgcagatcccatttgcaattctgatttggaattctgattttccctggatgctatcaaaacaaaaacacagcatgcagtaccgattcaaaatcgcaaatcggaatcacatgtagtgtggaaGAGGCCGAATTAATACGTTTTTCGGTggagaaaacacacacaaaaacagtcAGGTATGTCCCATGGCTATGGGCAAAAATTCCACAATGCCAGTGatcctgcctagtgtgttcctagacTGACAGAAATCTGCACAGCGCACAGTTGGGACAGTCGGAACATAGGCAGGCTACCACTAGCAACAGTGGAGAAAGGCATataaaaaatatttcattgtATGCACCATTTTGTGTTATGATTAAGGACCTGCGTGTTCGAAACATGCCAGATGACTATCTGTAttgtttttatctgattcaataaaGTTGGGATTACTATAGCTATTGTGCAAAATTTTTGTCATAGCAGACAAGGTTTTTCACTTTGCTTTCATGCACTATTTTTGTTTAGTAGGGGATctgtttattatcattatttagagtgaccagacgtcccggattgcccgggacacgtcccggattcggggtccgctgtcccaggcttaatgaggtcccgggacacgtcccgctttcagcagcgggacgtcccggcctcgggactctggccactctctcctcaatgaactggcagcggcgtctatagacgccgtgccagttcattgcccgcagccccgctccagcctcctcttccggt from Hyperolius riggenbachi isolate aHypRig1 chromosome 2, aHypRig1.pri, whole genome shotgun sequence encodes the following:
- the LOC137544877 gene encoding protein SEC13 homolog, which codes for MVIGCNAVSWAPSVEPGSLVDQPSGQRPNHIKRFVSGGCDNLVKIWREDDNQWKEDQKLEAHSDWVRDVAWTSSIGLPTSTIASCSQDGSVYTWTCDDAAMSSWIPKLLHKFNDVVWHVSWSITANILPVSGGDNKVLSHVRAHRPL